The Desmonostoc muscorum LEGE 12446 genome includes a region encoding these proteins:
- a CDS encoding sensor histidine kinase, which produces MKKPLSSPPHYLNDVDRLQPYQVKLMQHQDEPARQLVQKINQIIANSSATASMLQDIARLVGVTFQVDCCCLVSVTGEVSNEPTAINWCADEYLGLPHPEEIFSMEQLLMHSPVLQCAAEPLTIEDISIIQNSLVIGCQYLPLPIKAVLAIPTRFGGNNNGVICLIKFQPYDWSESEKQLLKEVESSCAIAFSRVAQAQLIASQQQYLEKTNQHQNLIKQLTILSRSNLELNQMLQLVIASTAESLQADRGLLILLKYTDPLFRTQAKKQVPKAKATVVGEWAKTTQNSRTSKPDILNQSFLLSDCGLCQRAFIDSGRPVIFDDYTAQNDISSAVPLFALEELPAVLLMPLESQGKILGFLVLQQSFTRSWQPAELNLVEMVCAQVSNAIIQSQTLRQVQTLVDERTAKLQSSLELQAKLHERTRQYVEQLRQLNELKDEFLSNMSDRLRYPLTNMLMSIRNLRLPGIAPERQVRYLDILEQECTKEINLINDLLTLQKLESPHEAPQLETIDLNTKIHHISASFEKKLAEKGLKISLDLPQESLKLQTELESFDRILQELLTNACKYSEHESIVHLHAFHQVDQQIDRVIMKVTNIGRAISEEEATYIFDKFRRGKGRWTPGTGLGLALVKSLVQHLNGAIAVESLPIEDSQQSEICFTLTLPQFSDESKP; this is translated from the coding sequence ATGAAAAAGCCTTTATCGTCGCCGCCACACTACTTAAATGACGTAGATCGACTACAACCTTACCAAGTCAAGCTGATGCAGCATCAGGATGAACCTGCCCGCCAGTTGGTACAAAAGATTAACCAAATCATTGCTAATAGCTCGGCAACGGCATCGATGCTCCAAGATATTGCCCGATTGGTAGGAGTTACTTTTCAAGTAGATTGTTGCTGCTTGGTTTCAGTAACAGGTGAGGTCTCCAACGAACCAACTGCTATTAATTGGTGCGCTGATGAATATTTAGGGTTACCACACCCAGAAGAGATATTTTCGATGGAACAGTTGCTGATGCACTCCCCAGTGCTGCAATGTGCTGCTGAACCATTGACTATTGAAGACATTTCCATTATTCAAAACAGTCTGGTAATTGGCTGTCAATATCTGCCACTACCGATAAAAGCAGTTTTGGCAATTCCCACTCGGTTTGGTGGTAATAACAACGGGGTGATTTGTCTGATTAAATTCCAACCCTATGATTGGAGTGAGTCAGAAAAACAACTGCTCAAAGAAGTCGAATCATCTTGCGCGATCGCCTTTTCTCGAGTCGCACAAGCCCAGCTAATTGCCAGTCAACAACAGTATTTAGAAAAGACCAACCAGCATCAAAACTTGATCAAGCAATTGACTATATTAAGTCGCAGCAACTTGGAGCTTAATCAAATGCTCCAATTAGTTATCGCCTCCACTGCTGAATCTCTACAGGCAGATCGGGGTTTGCTGATCCTGTTGAAATATACAGATCCACTATTTAGGACTCAAGCCAAGAAACAAGTTCCTAAAGCCAAAGCTACGGTAGTTGGTGAATGGGCAAAGACAACACAAAATTCCCGCACCAGTAAACCAGACATCTTAAATCAGTCTTTCTTGCTTTCCGACTGTGGTTTATGCCAGCGTGCCTTCATAGATTCTGGAAGACCAGTAATTTTTGATGATTATACAGCCCAAAACGATATCTCCTCTGCTGTTCCATTATTTGCACTAGAGGAATTGCCTGCGGTACTGTTAATGCCCTTAGAAAGTCAAGGTAAAATTTTAGGATTTTTGGTATTACAGCAATCTTTTACTCGCAGTTGGCAACCAGCAGAATTAAATCTTGTGGAAATGGTTTGCGCTCAAGTGAGTAATGCCATTATTCAGTCACAGACATTGCGTCAAGTGCAAACTTTGGTAGATGAGCGGACGGCGAAGCTACAGAGCAGTCTAGAGCTGCAAGCAAAATTGCATGAAAGAACGCGGCAATATGTTGAGCAGTTGCGGCAGCTGAACGAACTCAAAGATGAATTTTTGAGTAATATGAGCGATCGCCTACGCTATCCCCTGACAAACATGCTGATGTCAATTCGCAACTTACGTTTGCCAGGAATAGCCCCAGAGCGTCAGGTTAGATATCTCGATATCCTAGAACAGGAATGTACAAAAGAAATTAACTTAATTAACGACTTGTTGACACTCCAGAAGCTAGAGTCGCCTCACGAAGCTCCGCAATTAGAAACTATAGATTTAAATACCAAAATCCACCATATCTCAGCATCTTTTGAGAAAAAACTTGCTGAAAAAGGATTAAAAATTTCCTTAGATTTACCACAAGAGTCGCTAAAACTGCAAACTGAACTAGAAAGTTTCGACCGCATTCTCCAAGAATTGCTCACCAATGCCTGTAAATACTCAGAGCATGAGAGCATAGTTCACCTACACGCCTTTCATCAAGTCGATCAACAAATCGATCGAGTTATCATGAAAGTGACGAACATCGGACGTGCCATTTCTGAAGAAGAAGCGACCTACATCTTTGACAAGTTCCGTCGCGGAAAAGGACGCTGGACTCCAGGAACTGGCTTGGGACTTGCTCTAGTCAAGTCTTTAGTGCAGCATCTCAATGGAGCGATCGCAGTTGAAAGTCTACCAATAGAGGATTCTCAACAGAGCGAAATCTGCTTCACCCTGACTCTGCCCCAATTTTCTGACGAAAGCAAACCATAA
- a CDS encoding alr0857 family protein, producing MLKLTYTENSFYLEFITQSLEEWVAQRVILALRVGQTLSVEPSTASFLLPVDLPGVEVLKGEVKRDDREIIALCVCDSEYVEVTLRGSWLSDGSEDAVGVFVTTMSDRAEFFLHKLWQEAQACASVMSE from the coding sequence ATGCTGAAATTAACTTACACTGAAAACAGCTTTTATTTAGAATTTATCACTCAGTCGCTAGAAGAATGGGTAGCGCAGCGAGTGATTTTGGCGCTACGAGTTGGGCAAACTCTCAGCGTTGAACCGAGTACAGCTTCCTTTTTGCTTCCTGTTGATTTACCGGGAGTAGAAGTGCTGAAGGGTGAGGTGAAAAGGGATGACAGAGAAATCATTGCTCTGTGCGTCTGCGATAGCGAATATGTGGAAGTCACCTTGCGGGGTTCTTGGCTATCAGATGGTTCTGAGGATGCTGTGGGTGTGTTTGTCACCACAATGAGCGATCGCGCTGAGTTCTTTTTGCACAAACTTTGGCAGGAAGCTCAAGCCTGTGCTTCTGTAATGAGTGAATAA
- a CDS encoding mechanosensitive ion channel family protein: MDFKQISQVASQLLTQFGLKILGAIALWLIAQRLIDFGLKLLRRAFRSQHVDPTLINYLLNIIGVTLRIVLIVAILGFFGIETTSFAALLAAAGVAIGAAWGGLLANFAAGAFLIVFRPFKVGDFITTAGVTGTVIEIGLFTTSINTPDNVLTIVANNKIFADNIQNYSANPYRRVDLVAQLHQDVKHNEAIALLKAKISQIPNVLQNPAPDVEILDFNFAGPILAVRPYCNNDHYWQVYFDANKAIRETFGEAGYPAPEYRYTVSGLSGNGINAVIPPLSEIT; this comes from the coding sequence ATGGATTTTAAGCAGATTAGTCAGGTTGCTAGTCAACTTTTAACTCAGTTTGGACTGAAAATTTTAGGTGCGATCGCTCTGTGGCTGATTGCTCAACGCTTGATTGATTTTGGATTGAAGCTACTGCGACGTGCTTTCCGCAGTCAACACGTTGATCCGACACTGATTAACTATCTTCTGAATATCATTGGCGTGACGCTGAGAATTGTTCTAATTGTGGCAATTCTCGGCTTTTTTGGCATTGAAACAACTTCCTTTGCCGCATTGCTAGCAGCAGCGGGTGTAGCAATTGGTGCAGCATGGGGCGGATTACTGGCAAACTTTGCAGCTGGCGCATTTTTAATAGTTTTTCGACCATTCAAAGTTGGTGATTTCATCACAACGGCAGGTGTCACAGGCACTGTTATAGAAATTGGGCTGTTTACAACCAGTATCAATACACCTGATAACGTTTTGACAATTGTCGCAAATAACAAGATATTTGCTGATAATATCCAAAATTATTCTGCCAATCCTTACCGTCGGGTCGATCTGGTGGCTCAACTGCATCAGGATGTGAAACATAACGAAGCGATCGCACTTTTGAAAGCCAAAATTAGCCAAATTCCGAATGTTCTCCAAAATCCAGCACCGGATGTAGAAATTCTGGATTTCAACTTTGCAGGGCCAATACTAGCAGTACGTCCTTATTGCAATAATGACCACTACTGGCAAGTTTACTTCGACGCTAATAAAGCTATCCGTGAAACATTTGGCGAGGCTGGGTATCCTGCTCCCGAATACCGTTATACAGTTAGTGGTTTATCTGGTAATGGAATTAATGCCGTTATCCCACCACTATCGGAAATAACTTGA
- a CDS encoding ABC transporter ATP-binding protein produces MVKELAICTRGLTKQFDRHVAVNDVDLEIQAGEVYGLIGPNGAGKTTLIRMLATAEEPTTGEIYINGDRLLRDKSNPKLKRRLGYLPDDYPLYEDLTVWDYLDYFARLYRLREPRRTQRLHEVLELIQLGNKRHSQISTLSRGMKQRLSLARTIIHEPILLLLDEPVSGLDPIARMHFREIIKALREAGMTILISSHVLSDLAELCTSVGIMELGFLVESTSLQQLYQRLSHQQIVLSTLGEMEALLSELKHHPLVEQWEVIPGKNSVRVNFSGTQEECADLLRSLIEAGIPLSDFHCTQEDLETIFLKLGHKQAS; encoded by the coding sequence ATGGTAAAAGAATTAGCAATTTGCACCCGTGGACTAACTAAGCAATTTGACCGACACGTTGCTGTCAATGATGTTGATTTAGAAATCCAGGCGGGTGAAGTATATGGATTGATTGGGCCGAATGGCGCGGGTAAAACGACTCTCATCCGGATGTTGGCGACTGCTGAGGAACCTACTACGGGTGAGATTTATATTAATGGCGATCGCCTTTTACGTGACAAGAGTAACCCCAAGCTCAAGCGTCGTCTTGGTTACTTACCCGATGACTATCCACTGTATGAAGATTTGACGGTCTGGGATTACTTAGATTATTTTGCGCGTTTGTATCGCTTACGGGAACCGCGCCGCACCCAACGCCTACATGAAGTTTTAGAATTAATCCAACTTGGTAACAAACGCCACAGCCAGATTTCTACTCTCTCACGGGGGATGAAACAGCGTTTGAGTTTAGCGCGAACGATTATCCACGAACCGATTTTACTACTACTAGATGAGCCTGTTTCTGGGCTTGACCCCATTGCGAGAATGCATTTCCGGGAAATCATCAAGGCTTTACGAGAAGCTGGGATGACAATCTTAATTTCCTCCCATGTCCTCAGTGATTTAGCGGAATTGTGTACTTCTGTGGGAATTATGGAACTTGGTTTTTTGGTAGAAAGTACTTCCCTACAGCAACTTTACCAACGTCTTTCACACCAGCAAATTGTGTTATCTACTTTGGGAGAAATGGAGGCACTTTTGAGTGAATTGAAGCATCATCCTTTAGTAGAACAGTGGGAGGTGATACCAGGAAAAAACAGCGTGCGGGTGAATTTTTCGGGGACACAGGAAGAATGTGCTGATTTGTTGCGATCGCTCATTGAAGCAGGCATTCCTCTGAGTGATTTCCACTGCACGCAAGAAGATTTAGAAACTATTTTCTTAAAATTAGGTCACAAACAAGCATCTTAA
- a CDS encoding ABC transporter permease, whose product MMLNLIDKIGDANPQLLRELKGRLKFFNVAIAVATSLLLQLVVFLYQLRELPNKYPLTGTYCRLSPVYEGQRTRAYQLSDQFKIAEINNFLSKNFCPHNEINFQLWWRDHWEYIFLSLSVIFIFTLLVAGTYLLINDLAKEERRSTLNFIRLSPQSETSILTGKLLGVPSLIYLVVLVALPLHLWAGRSANIALSYIFSYYAIVVGSCIFFYSAALLFGLVTRWFSGFQPWLGSGTVLFFLFMTMIMASSYSNSLNNSGAWLRLFNPWDVTNYLFPNLFRVYNGSPVKSLQFFYIPLGTNVVSVVGFHLLNFGLCSYGIFQALKRCFRNPEASVINKGQSYLVVAFSQVMMWGFTLQDWTEVYTFNQQIERNFAFIALYDLILLFSLIAILSPHRQAVQDWARYRHQEVSRHKSIWWDLISSEKSPALVAIAINLTIVSIPWLVWISLTSVLDTGGSLSWADDTVDRLKLILAVALSISMMLIYASVAQLILLLKTPKRSFWAIGTIGGVMFLPPMILEFIGMSSWKHPTIWLFSTFPWSAIQYSGATTIFMAFLAQLSVLTLLNFQLTKQVRLAGESATKALLAGR is encoded by the coding sequence ATGATGCTCAATTTGATAGACAAAATCGGCGATGCAAATCCGCAACTATTGCGGGAATTGAAAGGACGCCTGAAATTTTTTAATGTGGCGATCGCTGTTGCAACATCCCTACTACTGCAACTAGTAGTTTTTTTATATCAGTTGCGCGAATTGCCTAATAAATATCCGCTGACTGGCACATACTGCCGTTTAAGTCCAGTATATGAGGGGCAACGAACACGAGCTTACCAGCTATCAGATCAATTTAAAATTGCTGAAATAAATAATTTCCTATCCAAGAATTTCTGCCCGCACAACGAAATTAATTTCCAGTTATGGTGGCGAGATCATTGGGAATATATATTCCTTTCTTTGAGTGTAATTTTTATATTTACACTATTAGTTGCAGGAACTTATTTACTCATTAATGATTTAGCCAAAGAAGAACGTCGCAGTACGCTGAATTTCATTCGTCTGAGTCCCCAATCAGAAACAAGTATATTAACTGGCAAGTTGCTAGGAGTTCCGAGTTTAATTTATCTCGTAGTCTTAGTAGCCCTTCCTTTACATTTGTGGGCTGGACGTTCCGCCAACATAGCTTTGAGTTACATTTTTAGTTACTACGCTATTGTTGTTGGTAGCTGTATTTTCTTCTACAGTGCTGCATTACTCTTTGGATTAGTTACTCGTTGGTTCAGTGGTTTTCAGCCGTGGTTAGGTAGTGGCACTGTTTTATTTTTCTTGTTTATGACGATGATAATGGCGTCGTCTTATAGCAATAGTTTAAATAATTCAGGTGCTTGGTTGAGACTTTTTAATCCTTGGGATGTAACCAATTATCTGTTTCCGAATTTATTCCGTGTATACAATGGCTCTCCTGTGAAAAGCTTGCAGTTTTTCTATATACCATTGGGAACAAATGTTGTCAGCGTTGTTGGCTTCCATTTATTAAATTTTGGATTGTGTAGTTACGGAATTTTCCAAGCACTGAAACGCTGCTTCCGTAATCCTGAAGCCTCAGTAATCAACAAGGGACAAAGTTATTTAGTAGTAGCTTTTTCCCAAGTCATGATGTGGGGATTTACCTTACAAGATTGGACAGAAGTTTACACTTTTAATCAACAAATTGAGCGAAACTTTGCTTTTATTGCATTATACGACTTGATATTGCTTTTCAGTTTGATTGCAATTCTTTCGCCTCACCGTCAAGCTGTACAAGATTGGGCGAGATATCGACATCAAGAAGTTTCTAGGCACAAGAGTATTTGGTGGGATTTAATTTCGAGCGAAAAAAGTCCTGCATTAGTGGCGATCGCCATTAACCTTACAATTGTTAGTATCCCTTGGCTAGTCTGGATTTCACTGACATCTGTTTTAGATACAGGCGGTAGCCTAAGTTGGGCGGATGACACCGTTGACAGGTTGAAATTAATTTTAGCTGTGGCTTTGTCAATCAGCATGATGTTGATTTATGCTAGCGTTGCTCAATTGATACTTTTGCTAAAAACTCCCAAACGTTCTTTCTGGGCAATTGGAACTATCGGTGGAGTAATGTTTTTACCACCGATGATTTTAGAATTTATCGGCATGTCTTCGTGGAAACATCCCACTATATGGCTGTTTTCAACTTTTCCTTGGTCAGCGATACAATACTCTGGAGCGACAACAATTTTTATGGCATTCCTAGCCCAGTTGAGTGTTCTCACATTGTTAAATTTTCAGTTAACAAAACAGGTGAGATTAGCAGGTGAATCTGCGACAAAAGCATTGTTAGCAGGACGGTAG
- a CDS encoding pentapeptide repeat-containing protein — translation MPDISPENLRHIAIQFLEQNPPQRLQILKELGIARYECLTKICLNEANIICMMRFLKYPNQLKFPNLEQADLSGLILDGLNFIRANLSAANLQGSSLVNADLLFANLTKANLKNADLTGATLNETIWLDTLVEQCQLGVGIGLTHLQRRDLQLRGAKFNS, via the coding sequence ATGCCAGATATTTCTCCTGAAAACCTACGCCATATAGCTATCCAATTTTTAGAACAAAACCCTCCACAACGTCTGCAAATTCTCAAAGAATTGGGCATAGCTCGTTATGAGTGTTTAACTAAAATATGCCTCAATGAAGCAAATATAATTTGTATGATGCGATTTTTAAAATATCCAAATCAGCTAAAATTTCCCAATCTTGAACAAGCGGATTTATCTGGTTTAATTTTAGATGGTTTAAATTTCATCCGAGCAAATTTATCAGCAGCAAATCTGCAAGGCAGTAGTTTAGTTAATGCCGACTTATTGTTTGCAAATTTGACAAAAGCTAATTTAAAAAATGCAGATTTAACAGGTGCAACTTTGAATGAGACTATTTGGTTAGATACCTTAGTAGAACAGTGTCAGCTTGGTGTAGGTATTGGTTTAACTCATCTGCAACGCCGAGATTTACAACTGCGCGGAGCTAAATTTAACTCTTGA
- the purT gene encoding formate-dependent phosphoribosylglycinamide formyltransferase — translation MSIKLPQKLMLLGSGELGKEFTIAAQRLGNYVIAVDRYPDAPAMQVADSFEVISMLSSDDLEAIVKKHQPDFIIPEIEAIRTEKLIEFEQRGITVIPTAAATNYTMNRDRIRELAHQQLGIRTAKYGYAVSLKELIAVSEEIGFPNVVKPVMSSSGKGQSVVQDKTEVEKAWNYAIANSRGDSQKVIVEEFINFEIEITLLTIKQWDAPTIFCSPIGHRQERGDYQESWQPAEISEDKILKAQEIAIKVTDALGGAGIFGVEFFITKDEVIFSELSPRPHDTGMVTLISQNLNEFELHLRAILNLPIPHIEQLGASASAVILASTKSDSITFAGVADALLEKDVDIRLFGKPNAHPYRRMGVALAKGVNVQDAREKATKAANKIKII, via the coding sequence ATGAGTATTAAGCTGCCCCAAAAATTGATGCTGCTTGGTTCTGGAGAACTAGGCAAAGAATTTACAATCGCTGCTCAGCGTCTTGGTAATTATGTGATTGCTGTTGACCGCTACCCTGATGCTCCAGCGATGCAAGTTGCTGACTCTTTTGAAGTGATTTCTATGCTCAGTTCTGATGATTTAGAAGCTATAGTTAAAAAACATCAACCAGATTTTATTATACCAGAAATTGAAGCAATCAGAACAGAAAAACTGATCGAATTTGAGCAGCGAGGGATTACAGTTATACCGACTGCGGCTGCCACGAACTATACAATGAACCGCGATAGAATTAGGGAATTGGCACATCAACAATTAGGCATCAGAACAGCCAAATATGGTTATGCAGTCAGTCTAAAAGAATTGATTGCTGTTTCTGAGGAAATTGGGTTTCCTAATGTTGTTAAACCTGTGATGTCATCATCTGGAAAAGGTCAGTCTGTAGTGCAGGATAAGACTGAGGTTGAGAAGGCTTGGAATTATGCGATCGCTAATTCTAGAGGTGATAGTCAAAAGGTGATCGTAGAAGAATTTATTAACTTTGAAATTGAGATAACTTTACTAACTATTAAACAGTGGGATGCCCCAACAATTTTCTGTTCTCCTATTGGCCATCGCCAAGAAAGAGGCGATTATCAAGAATCGTGGCAACCCGCAGAAATTTCTGAAGACAAGATATTAAAAGCCCAAGAAATAGCCATAAAAGTCACTGATGCTTTAGGAGGAGCCGGAATTTTTGGTGTTGAGTTTTTCATTACCAAAGATGAAGTAATTTTTTCCGAACTTTCTCCCAGACCCCATGATACAGGGATGGTGACATTAATTTCCCAAAATCTCAACGAATTTGAATTACATCTACGAGCTATTTTAAACTTGCCAATTCCTCATATAGAACAATTAGGAGCATCAGCTAGTGCAGTAATTTTAGCTTCAACAAAATCTGATTCTATTACTTTTGCTGGTGTCGCTGATGCTTTGTTAGAAAAAGACGTAGATATCAGATTATTTGGTAAACCTAATGCCCATCCATATCGGCGAATGGGAGTTGCTTTAGCAAAAGGTGTGAATGTCCAAGATGCTAGAGAAAAAGCTACTAAAGCTGCAAATAAAATTAAAATCATTTAG
- a CDS encoding GumC family protein, whose product MKIQESSPNFDNYWQVLKRRWIPALSVFICVFITLQVATFFKKPYYLAEGKLKFQRINTTSSLTGVGTEMGKLEPLVDNKNNPLNTEAEVIRSVPVINTTINRLNLKDKNVHIKTKRFLQQLTIKEVKGADVLSISYKDTNPEIAAQVVNTLIDVYLEYNISAHRTQATTARKFIEKQLPNAELIVRQAEAELAQFKEKYKIVSLQEEANKSLELITELQQQISEAQSRFADAEAQTQGIRKQLGMNSQQAVIMTSLSQTSGVQDILKEIQQLESQLAARQTILQDNHPEIINLQYKLSSLNRLLEQRVKNVVGISSAQLNNNFQLGQLQQQLSAKLVDLESNRLGLASQITTLSELQAAYKQRLNNLPRLEQQQRQLERKVQAAQSTYSLLLQKLQESRIAENQNLGNASMISEAEVPEESISSPMFLYLSAGLLSTLAALAIVYGLEKIDKSIKTTDQAKELLKFTLLGVIPAFNNSKKSLRGNEELELYSKRLMVRDAPRSPINEAYRMLRANLKFLSADKELKVIVITSSVPREGKSTVAANLAITMAQMERKVLLVDADMRRPVQHKIWELINNQGLSNLIVGQAEISTAIQQVMDNLYVLTCGVIPPNPGSLLDSKKMAALIQTFSVYYDFVIIDAPSLNVAADAATLGQMADGVLFVVRPGVVDCVSATIAKELLEKSGQNVLGQVVNGVIPQHERYSYYYSNEENNEELRSQKSGVRIKLPGS is encoded by the coding sequence ATGAAAATACAAGAATCTTCTCCAAATTTTGATAACTATTGGCAAGTCCTAAAACGTCGTTGGATTCCTGCTTTAAGTGTTTTTATCTGTGTGTTCATAACCTTACAGGTAGCTACATTTTTCAAAAAGCCTTATTACTTAGCAGAAGGCAAACTAAAATTCCAAAGAATAAACACTACTTCTTCTTTAACAGGAGTAGGAACAGAAATGGGTAAATTAGAGCCATTAGTTGATAATAAAAATAATCCTCTTAATACAGAAGCAGAAGTTATTCGTTCTGTCCCAGTTATAAACACTACTATAAATAGACTCAACTTAAAAGATAAAAATGTACATATAAAAACTAAACGATTTCTACAACAGCTGACAATAAAGGAAGTTAAAGGAGCCGATGTTCTCAGTATTTCTTATAAAGATACAAACCCAGAAATAGCTGCACAGGTTGTTAATACTCTCATAGATGTCTATTTAGAATACAATATATCTGCTCATAGAACTCAAGCTACAACTGCTCGCAAATTCATAGAAAAACAACTGCCAAATGCAGAATTAATCGTTCGACAAGCAGAAGCAGAACTAGCACAATTTAAAGAAAAATATAAAATTGTGTCCTTACAAGAAGAAGCAAATAAATCACTAGAACTCATTACAGAATTACAACAGCAAATTAGTGAAGCTCAATCTAGATTTGCTGATGCTGAAGCGCAGACTCAAGGAATCCGCAAACAATTGGGTATGAACTCCCAGCAAGCTGTAATTATGACTTCCCTTAGTCAAACTTCAGGGGTACAAGATATTCTCAAAGAAATCCAACAGCTAGAATCACAATTGGCGGCTAGGCAGACTATTTTACAAGACAATCATCCGGAAATTATCAATTTGCAATACAAATTAAGCTCTTTAAATAGGCTACTAGAACAACGGGTCAAAAACGTTGTAGGCATAAGTTCAGCCCAACTAAATAATAATTTTCAACTAGGACAATTACAACAGCAACTTTCTGCAAAACTTGTAGATTTAGAGTCAAATCGTCTGGGTTTAGCAAGTCAAATCACTACTTTATCTGAGTTACAAGCTGCTTATAAACAACGCTTGAACAATCTGCCAAGATTAGAACAACAACAGCGACAATTAGAACGTAAAGTACAAGCTGCACAATCTACCTACTCACTTTTACTACAAAAACTGCAAGAAAGCCGAATAGCAGAAAATCAAAATTTAGGCAATGCAAGTATGATATCGGAAGCTGAAGTTCCAGAAGAGTCAATTTCCTCTCCGATGTTTTTGTATTTGAGTGCAGGTTTATTGTCTACTTTAGCAGCTTTGGCGATTGTGTATGGTTTGGAAAAAATAGATAAATCAATTAAGACTACCGATCAGGCTAAGGAATTATTGAAATTTACTTTATTAGGGGTTATTCCTGCTTTTAATAACTCGAAAAAGTCTCTTCGTGGCAACGAAGAACTCGAATTATATAGTAAAAGACTTATGGTTCGAGATGCACCGCGATCGCCTATTAATGAAGCATACCGTATGCTGCGAGCAAATCTCAAATTTCTGAGTGCTGATAAGGAACTAAAAGTTATAGTTATCACTAGTTCTGTACCCAGAGAAGGCAAATCTACAGTAGCAGCTAATTTAGCGATTACAATGGCTCAAATGGAGCGCAAAGTATTACTAGTAGATGCGGATATGCGCCGTCCAGTTCAGCATAAAATTTGGGAATTAATTAATAATCAAGGATTGAGCAATTTAATTGTTGGACAAGCTGAAATTAGTACAGCTATCCAACAAGTAATGGATAATTTGTATGTCCTTACTTGTGGAGTTATACCTCCTAATCCAGGTTCTCTCCTTGACTCAAAAAAAATGGCTGCGTTAATTCAAACTTTTTCTGTTTACTACGACTTCGTAATTATTGATGCTCCATCATTGAACGTTGCGGCTGATGCTGCTACTCTAGGACAAATGGCTGACGGTGTGTTATTTGTCGTTCGTCCGGGGGTAGTTGATTGTGTTAGTGCCACCATTGCAAAAGAACTTTTAGAAAAATCTGGTCAGAATGTCTTAGGACAGGTAGTAAATGGAGTTATTCCCCAGCATGAACGCTACAGTTATTACTACTCAAATGAGGAAAATAATGAAGAATTACGAAGCCAAAAATCAGGTGTTAGAATCAAGTTGCCTGGTTCATAA